In Flagellatimonas centrodinii, a single window of DNA contains:
- the queF gene encoding preQ(1) synthase, producing MSSQPSKTLETFPNPAPQRDFTIRMRIPEFTCLCPKTGQPDFGTLYLEYVADQACVELKSLKLYIWSFRDEGCFHEAVTNRILDDLVAATAPRFMRLTAVFNVRGGLYTHVTAEHCAPGFTPRLPPAAWHVDPTGAGMPPA from the coding sequence ATGTCGAGCCAGCCCAGCAAAACCCTCGAGACCTTCCCCAATCCCGCTCCCCAGCGCGATTTCACGATCCGCATGCGGATCCCGGAGTTCACCTGCCTGTGCCCGAAGACCGGCCAACCGGACTTCGGCACGCTGTATCTGGAGTACGTGGCCGACCAGGCCTGCGTCGAGCTGAAGTCGTTGAAGCTGTACATCTGGAGCTTCCGCGACGAGGGTTGCTTTCACGAGGCGGTGACCAATCGCATTCTCGACGACCTGGTGGCGGCCACAGCGCCCCGCTTCATGCGGCTGACGGCCGTGTTCAACGTGCGGGGCGGGCTCTACACGCACGTGACTGCCGAGCACTGCGCGCCGGGCTTCACCCCGCGCCTGCCGCCCGCGGCATGGCATGTGGACCCCACCGGTGCCGGTATGCCACCGGCCTGA
- the smc gene encoding chromosome segregation protein SMC: protein MRLSGIKLAGFKSFVDPTHLPLPGNLTSVVGPNGCGKSNIIDAVRWVLGETSMKNLRGADAEDVIFNGSKSRKPVGRASVELLFDNSDGLITGAYAAYSEISVRRELTRDGSSQYFLNGRKCLKRDVTDLFLGTGLGGKNQYAIIEQGMVSRMIEAKPEELRLWLEEAAGISKYKDRRRETESRIRQTRENLDRLNDVRTELQGRLDVLGRQAANAEKYKGLKADERRLKAEVLLLRARQLDAEQALQQQTIAEREQAALQARARLEATQQARAASEQALRASQEAIHAEQSRLYECEAAQAQAQQTLTHTRELQSLQAREREGAERALADAAERITRESQRLDEARHQLTSLEQAFADAEAAERAAQDQLVEAEEAAAEAQKAWDLFTHDAEAPLTQTEAERVRVQALERSRFQAQERLKRLEQEIGTLNIEAVRQSLNDAEAELVSLQTAVEQHQQRLTEVDQQLSLVREARRADETALHEARQQQQSVKGRLSSLETLQQAAMKRDDAELGQWLRQHDVEAAPRLAQCLEVDPGWEAAVEQVLDGLLQAPVVDSLGEKGLPSRGPKAGLMLMDGVLARGEQGLAAHLRGPGAVLALASQVELVECADALMARRPALPPGRSCITPQGLWAGRDWLRYPRGGEDNSGVIVRGRLIQELRDELAKLDARIERLDGLVRTQVEQMQQLEGERRNLAAQFEQTRSRHSQKLAVRQSQQVRLEQMQARLARLQAEQEEAAGVVQTAEQELGSARSRLTDLEAVAAALKQQRGEIQQTLARRRDEVHRARAQLAQQQAQRNQHQVQRAGRQSAVAGMEQGLQELQQRHQGLSEQVRSQSSRAEEWSVPLAQQQAALDQAQQAVAAARDVLRKVRGETEGVEQALGAAQQALLNAEQARDAAVEATQQARLAAENSRARVEELATQLAETGFEREALEANVPADAEVAAWEAELAAVLRRIERLGAINLAAIQELEEGQARADYLERQHTDLVGALDTLESAMHKIDTETKALFRDTFDRVNTVFVDRFPRLFGGGEAYLELTGDDLLNTGVRVMARPPGKRNSTIQLLSGGEKAMTAVALLLALFQLNPAPFCLMDEVDAPLDDANVGRFCDVVREMSEAVQFIIITHNKITMELALHLHGVTMQEPGVSRLVSVDVQQAVALTEDREAVA from the coding sequence ATGCGACTGTCGGGCATCAAACTCGCCGGCTTCAAATCCTTCGTCGACCCCACGCACCTGCCCTTGCCGGGCAACCTGACCAGCGTGGTCGGCCCCAATGGCTGCGGCAAGTCGAACATCATCGATGCGGTGCGCTGGGTGCTGGGCGAGACCAGTATGAAAAATCTTCGGGGTGCGGATGCCGAAGATGTCATCTTCAACGGCTCGAAGAGCCGCAAACCGGTTGGACGTGCCAGTGTCGAACTGCTGTTCGACAACAGTGATGGACTCATCACCGGCGCCTATGCAGCCTACAGCGAGATCTCGGTTCGGCGTGAGCTGACGCGCGACGGTAGCTCGCAGTACTTCCTCAATGGCCGCAAGTGCCTCAAACGTGATGTCACCGACCTGTTTCTCGGGACCGGCCTGGGCGGCAAGAACCAGTACGCCATCATCGAACAGGGCATGGTCAGCCGGATGATCGAGGCCAAGCCTGAGGAATTGCGGCTGTGGCTGGAGGAGGCGGCTGGCATCAGCAAGTACAAGGACCGCCGGCGCGAGACCGAAAGCCGCATCCGCCAGACCCGCGAAAACCTGGATCGTCTCAACGACGTCCGCACCGAATTGCAGGGGCGTCTTGACGTGCTCGGCCGTCAGGCGGCCAATGCCGAGAAGTACAAGGGCCTGAAAGCCGACGAACGACGACTGAAGGCTGAGGTGTTGTTGCTGCGAGCCCGTCAGCTGGATGCCGAACAGGCCCTGCAGCAGCAGACCATTGCCGAGCGCGAGCAGGCCGCACTGCAGGCGCGCGCAAGGTTGGAGGCGACACAGCAGGCGCGGGCAGCCTCCGAGCAGGCCCTGCGCGCCTCGCAGGAGGCCATTCATGCCGAACAGAGCCGGCTCTATGAATGCGAAGCGGCGCAGGCGCAGGCACAACAGACCCTGACCCACACGCGGGAATTGCAGTCGCTTCAGGCCCGCGAACGCGAGGGTGCCGAGCGGGCGCTGGCCGACGCAGCCGAACGCATCACGCGGGAAAGCCAGCGCCTGGACGAGGCGCGACATCAGCTGACCTCACTGGAGCAGGCGTTCGCTGATGCCGAGGCCGCCGAACGGGCGGCACAGGACCAGCTGGTCGAAGCCGAAGAAGCTGCAGCGGAGGCCCAGAAGGCCTGGGACCTGTTCACGCACGATGCCGAAGCGCCTTTGACCCAGACCGAAGCCGAGCGCGTCCGGGTTCAGGCGCTCGAACGGAGCCGGTTCCAGGCGCAGGAACGGCTGAAGCGCTTGGAGCAGGAGATCGGAACGCTCAACATCGAGGCGGTGCGGCAGTCATTGAACGACGCCGAAGCCGAACTGGTCAGTCTGCAGACCGCTGTCGAACAGCATCAGCAGCGGCTCACCGAGGTTGACCAGCAGCTCAGCCTGGTGCGGGAAGCGCGGCGCGCCGATGAAACGGCCTTGCATGAAGCGCGGCAGCAACAGCAATCGGTCAAGGGGCGTCTGTCGTCGTTGGAGACGCTGCAGCAGGCGGCGATGAAGCGGGATGACGCCGAACTCGGTCAGTGGCTGCGTCAGCACGACGTCGAGGCAGCCCCGCGGCTGGCCCAGTGCCTGGAGGTCGACCCCGGCTGGGAGGCGGCCGTGGAGCAGGTGCTGGACGGGCTGCTGCAGGCGCCGGTGGTCGACAGTCTGGGCGAGAAAGGCTTGCCGTCGCGGGGACCCAAGGCCGGACTGATGCTGATGGACGGTGTTCTGGCACGCGGCGAGCAGGGCCTGGCAGCGCATTTGCGTGGGCCGGGTGCGGTGCTGGCGCTGGCATCCCAGGTGGAACTGGTGGAGTGCGCGGACGCGCTGATGGCACGGCGTCCCGCCCTGCCGCCGGGTCGCTCCTGTATCACCCCTCAGGGCCTGTGGGCGGGGCGCGACTGGCTGCGATATCCCCGCGGCGGTGAAGACAACAGCGGGGTCATCGTCCGCGGCCGTCTGATTCAGGAGTTGCGCGACGAGCTGGCCAAGCTTGATGCGCGTATCGAGCGCCTCGATGGGCTTGTCCGCACGCAGGTCGAGCAGATGCAGCAACTGGAAGGCGAGCGGCGCAACCTGGCGGCGCAGTTCGAGCAGACGCGCAGCCGGCATTCGCAGAAGCTGGCGGTGCGGCAGTCGCAGCAGGTCCGGCTGGAACAGATGCAGGCCCGTCTGGCGCGGCTGCAGGCCGAACAGGAAGAAGCGGCCGGTGTCGTGCAGACCGCCGAGCAGGAGCTGGGCAGCGCCCGATCACGGCTGACCGACCTTGAAGCGGTGGCGGCGGCCCTCAAGCAGCAACGTGGCGAGATTCAGCAAACCCTGGCGCGGCGTCGTGACGAGGTACATCGGGCACGTGCACAGCTGGCCCAGCAACAGGCGCAACGGAACCAGCATCAGGTGCAACGTGCTGGTCGGCAGTCGGCGGTTGCTGGGATGGAACAGGGGTTGCAGGAGCTGCAGCAGCGACATCAGGGCCTCAGCGAGCAGGTACGCAGCCAGTCAAGCCGGGCTGAAGAGTGGAGCGTGCCGCTGGCGCAGCAGCAAGCCGCGCTTGACCAGGCGCAGCAGGCGGTGGCTGCGGCCCGCGACGTACTGCGCAAGGTGCGCGGAGAAACCGAGGGGGTCGAGCAGGCACTGGGCGCCGCCCAGCAGGCCCTGCTGAACGCCGAGCAGGCGCGCGATGCCGCGGTGGAGGCAACCCAGCAGGCCCGGCTGGCGGCCGAGAACAGCCGGGCCAGGGTCGAGGAGTTGGCGACCCAGCTGGCGGAAACCGGTTTCGAACGGGAGGCCCTGGAGGCCAACGTACCAGCCGATGCCGAGGTGGCGGCCTGGGAGGCCGAACTGGCTGCCGTACTGCGACGCATCGAACGGCTGGGTGCGATCAACCTTGCTGCCATCCAGGAACTGGAGGAGGGTCAGGCACGCGCCGACTATCTCGAACGGCAGCACACGGACCTGGTAGGGGCGCTGGACACCCTGGAATCGGCGATGCACAAGATCGATACCGAGACCAAGGCGCTGTTTCGCGATACCTTCGATCGTGTCAACACCGTGTTCGTCGACCGTTTCCCGCGATTGTTCGGTGGCGGTGAGGCCTACCTCGAACTCACCGGCGATGACCTGCTCAACACCGGGGTGCGGGTGATGGCGCGCCCCCCCGGCAAGCGCAATTCCACCATCCAGCTGTTGTCGGGGGGCGAGAAGGCGATGACCGCGGTGGCGCTGTTGCTGGCGCTGTTCCAGCTCAACCCGGCGCCGTTCTGCCTGATGGACGAAGTCGATGCCCCGCTGGACGATGCCAATGTCGGCCGTTTCTGCGATGTGGTCCGGGAAATGTCGGAAGCCGTCCAATTCATTATCATCACCCATAACAAAATCACCATGGAACTGGCCCTGCATCTGCACGGTGTGACCATGCAAGAACCCGGCGTGTCTCGCTTGGTGAGCGTGGATGTGCAGCAGGCAGTGGCGCTGACCGAAGATCGAGAGGCGGTGGCATGA
- a CDS encoding cell division protein ZipA C-terminal FtsZ-binding domain-containing protein: MSILQWALLILGVAVVIAIVVVSRRERAGGGDGWTPPAPPGGKPRSLPGADQMDIFGATGQFDEFGVGRPRKRSNPDMGSQPRAAGTSSDLFAEPAADTLPPAAAEPPVPAFIKARQAPSVDAPVPAAPPPSAPAPAATSPTDSADDDDFIVLFVAEREGTAIAGRKLHSALQAQRLQFGAKQIYHRLNNDMVQFSVASIIKPGELNPADAEQFSSPGLTVFMTLPGPLKPTACLEDMFSTCDRLAGALNAEVFDHRREVLSDETRQALRQRVADWAHARKLG, translated from the coding sequence ATGAGCATCTTGCAGTGGGCATTGCTCATTTTGGGCGTGGCGGTGGTCATCGCCATCGTGGTGGTCAGCCGGCGCGAGCGGGCCGGCGGCGGTGACGGCTGGACCCCACCGGCGCCTCCGGGCGGCAAGCCCCGCAGTCTGCCCGGCGCTGACCAGATGGATATCTTCGGCGCGACCGGGCAGTTCGATGAATTTGGCGTTGGCCGCCCTCGCAAGCGCAGCAATCCGGACATGGGGTCGCAGCCTCGCGCCGCCGGAACCTCCTCTGATCTGTTCGCCGAGCCGGCTGCAGATACCCTGCCGCCTGCCGCCGCCGAGCCGCCGGTACCCGCTTTCATCAAGGCTCGTCAGGCCCCATCGGTCGATGCGCCGGTGCCAGCCGCGCCGCCGCCCTCCGCGCCAGCGCCAGCAGCGACATCACCGACTGACAGCGCCGATGACGATGATTTCATCGTGTTGTTTGTCGCCGAGCGGGAAGGCACCGCGATTGCGGGACGCAAGCTCCACAGTGCCCTGCAGGCGCAGCGGCTGCAGTTCGGCGCGAAGCAGATCTATCACCGCCTCAACAACGATATGGTGCAGTTCAGCGTCGCCAGCATCATCAAGCCCGGTGAATTGAACCCGGCCGATGCCGAGCAGTTCTCATCGCCGGGGCTGACGGTGTTCATGACCTTGCCGGGCCCGCTCAAACCGACGGCCTGTCTTGAAGACATGTTCAGCACCTGCGATCGGCTGGCCGGCGCGCTCAACGCCGAGGTCTTCGACCATCGGCGTGAGGTGCTGTCGGATGAAACCCGGCAGGCCTTGCGTCAGCGGGTGGCCGACTGGGCCCACGCCCGCAAGCTCGGATAA
- the ligA gene encoding NAD-dependent DNA ligase LigA, producing the protein MPAVDPAQRLQVLREAIRSHDHAYYALDAPRIADAEYDALFRELLAIEDAHPEWVSPDSPSQRVGTAPSARFSEVRHSVPMRSLNNCFSEEELREFDRRVREGLGRGEVRYTAEPKLDGLAVSLRYEAGMLVQGATRGDGSSGEDVTANLRTLRSIPLRLRGSPPDVLEVRGEVFLPHAGFAELNAQQHARGEKPYVNPRNAAAGALRQLDPAVTARRPLQFYAYALGAHEGWVLPSTQMALLEALRDFGLPVSDLVRSVDGVPACLAYYADLLARRAQLPFDIDGVVYKLDDLAGREELGYVARAPRWAIAHKFPAEEATTTLLDVEFQIGRTGAVTPVARLEPVFVGGATVSNATLHNMDEVLRKDLHIGDSVIVRRAGDVIPEVKAVVADRRPADARPVMLPADCPVCGSPVERLEGEAVARCSGGLTCRAQLHAGLLHAVSRRALDIEGLGDKLLTQLIEEGHVRDPADLFALSAETLAGLDRMGEKSAANVAAALTRARSTTLPRFLFSLGIRDVGEATADTLARHFGSLEALIAACEADAPTDTPDRKDRERLPLLRAVDDVGIEVARSLVHWFADPRHRALLARLQAAGLQWPAIAVRPMEGPLQGRKLVVTGTLPQPRDAIIARIIEAGGQVAGSVSSKTDYVVAGEAAGSKLDKAHALGVPVLDWAAFEQLLQDGAP; encoded by the coding sequence ATGCCTGCGGTTGATCCCGCGCAGCGCCTGCAGGTGCTGCGCGAGGCAATCCGGTCGCATGATCACGCCTATTACGCGCTGGATGCGCCGCGCATTGCGGATGCTGAGTACGACGCCCTGTTTCGCGAGCTGCTGGCCATCGAGGACGCGCACCCGGAGTGGGTGAGTCCCGACTCCCCCAGTCAGCGGGTGGGGACGGCGCCTTCCGCCCGATTTTCCGAGGTCCGCCATTCCGTCCCGATGCGGTCGCTGAACAACTGCTTCAGCGAGGAGGAATTGCGCGAGTTCGATCGCCGCGTCCGCGAGGGACTGGGGCGTGGTGAGGTCCGCTATACCGCTGAACCCAAGCTCGATGGACTCGCCGTCAGCCTTCGCTACGAGGCCGGCATGCTGGTGCAGGGCGCCACCCGTGGCGACGGCAGTAGCGGTGAGGACGTTACCGCTAATCTCCGCACCCTGCGCAGCATACCGCTGCGACTGCGCGGCAGTCCGCCCGACGTTCTGGAAGTCCGTGGGGAGGTTTTCCTTCCGCACGCTGGATTCGCTGAGCTCAATGCCCAGCAGCACGCGCGTGGCGAGAAGCCGTATGTGAACCCGCGCAATGCCGCCGCCGGCGCTCTGCGGCAGCTCGATCCGGCCGTTACCGCCCGCCGCCCGCTGCAGTTCTATGCCTATGCCCTGGGCGCACACGAGGGCTGGGTGCTGCCGTCGACGCAGATGGCCTTGCTGGAGGCCCTGCGAGATTTCGGTCTCCCAGTCAGCGACCTGGTGCGTTCGGTCGACGGCGTCCCCGCCTGCCTCGCCTACTACGCCGACCTGCTGGCGCGCCGCGCCCAGCTGCCGTTCGACATTGACGGGGTGGTCTACAAGCTCGACGACCTCGCCGGCCGCGAAGAGCTTGGCTATGTCGCCCGCGCGCCGCGTTGGGCGATTGCCCACAAGTTCCCCGCCGAGGAGGCCACCACCACCCTGCTCGACGTCGAGTTCCAGATCGGCCGCACCGGGGCAGTCACGCCGGTCGCACGGTTGGAGCCGGTTTTCGTGGGCGGGGCGACCGTTTCCAACGCCACCCTGCACAACATGGATGAAGTGTTGCGCAAGGACCTCCATATCGGCGACAGCGTGATCGTGCGCCGCGCCGGCGATGTCATCCCCGAGGTCAAGGCAGTGGTGGCAGACCGACGCCCGGCCGATGCCCGTCCCGTCATGCTGCCCGCTGACTGTCCGGTCTGCGGCAGCCCGGTGGAGCGGCTGGAGGGGGAGGCGGTCGCGCGCTGCAGTGGGGGCTTGACCTGCCGCGCCCAGCTGCACGCCGGGCTGCTGCATGCGGTATCCCGACGCGCCCTGGATATTGAGGGGCTCGGCGACAAGCTGCTGACGCAGCTGATCGAAGAAGGTCATGTCCGGGACCCTGCGGATCTGTTCGCCCTCAGCGCCGAGACCCTTGCCGGACTTGATCGCATGGGGGAAAAATCGGCCGCCAACGTCGCGGCGGCACTGACGCGGGCGCGGTCCACCACCTTGCCGCGATTCCTGTTCTCGCTGGGGATTCGTGACGTTGGCGAGGCGACCGCCGATACCCTCGCGCGGCACTTCGGCTCGCTGGAAGCGCTGATCGCCGCCTGCGAAGCTGACGCACCGACGGACACACCGGACCGCAAGGACCGCGAGCGGCTGCCGCTGCTGCGGGCGGTGGACGATGTCGGCATCGAGGTGGCGCGCAGTCTTGTCCACTGGTTTGCAGATCCCCGACACCGGGCGCTGCTGGCGCGATTGCAGGCCGCCGGTCTGCAGTGGCCGGCCATCGCGGTCCGACCGATGGAGGGCCCGTTGCAGGGACGCAAGCTGGTGGTCACCGGGACCCTGCCGCAGCCGCGCGACGCCATCATCGCCCGCATCATCGAGGCTGGTGGTCAGGTCGCCGGCAGTGTGTCGTCGAAGACTGACTACGTGGTGGCCGGCGAGGCCGCCGGCAGCAAGCTCGACAAGGCTCATGCGCTGGGCGTTCCGGTGCTGGACTGGGCGGCCTTCGAACAACTGTTGCAGGACGGCGCCCCCTGA
- a CDS encoding OmpA family protein gives MNTKTFLSGVAMTTAIGLSGPAAAQSVLCDCSTVDSYIGVLATYTFADDERLADLDYATGAKVLFGKQFTDSAFGYEFNAFFDTFETDLNGTDFYRSGLGLDLTLRLGGDRSGFTPFLIAGIGGAYNDVVPDDEDDFDFTANAGLGFVTGPLTDSGQLRLRGEGRYVYDNFLDGFGDIRVGLGLEFAMFKPAEAPAPAEAQVQVVEVPTGLVDSDGDGVVDEKDNCPDTPAGTRVDGVGCPLDSVITLHGVTFEFNKDRLTADAKTILDDATETLTKYPEMQVEVAGHTDNIGSDAYNLELSKRRAAAVVDYFVANGVGSSQLTSEGYGESEPIETNDTAEGRELNRRVELRILN, from the coding sequence ATGAACACAAAAACGTTCCTCAGCGGCGTCGCCATGACGACCGCCATCGGCCTGTCGGGTCCGGCCGCTGCACAGAGCGTGCTCTGTGACTGCAGCACGGTCGACAGCTACATCGGCGTTCTCGCCACCTACACCTTCGCGGACGATGAGCGCCTGGCGGATCTCGACTACGCCACCGGCGCCAAGGTGCTGTTCGGCAAGCAGTTCACCGACAGTGCCTTCGGCTACGAATTCAATGCGTTCTTCGATACCTTCGAGACCGATCTCAACGGCACCGACTTCTACCGTTCCGGTCTCGGGCTTGATCTCACCCTGCGTCTGGGTGGTGATCGCAGCGGCTTCACGCCGTTCCTGATCGCCGGTATCGGCGGCGCCTACAACGACGTCGTCCCCGACGATGAAGACGATTTCGACTTCACCGCCAACGCCGGCCTCGGTTTCGTGACCGGTCCGCTGACCGACTCCGGCCAGCTGCGTCTGCGCGGCGAAGGTCGTTACGTGTACGACAACTTCCTCGATGGCTTCGGCGACATCCGCGTCGGACTCGGCCTCGAGTTCGCCATGTTCAAGCCGGCCGAAGCGCCGGCACCGGCCGAAGCCCAGGTACAGGTGGTCGAAGTGCCCACCGGTCTGGTCGATAGCGACGGCGACGGCGTGGTGGATGAAAAGGACAACTGCCCTGACACCCCCGCCGGCACCCGGGTTGACGGCGTCGGCTGCCCGCTCGACAGCGTCATCACCCTTCATGGCGTGACCTTCGAATTCAACAAGGACCGCCTCACCGCGGACGCCAAGACGATTCTCGACGACGCCACCGAGACATTGACCAAGTATCCGGAGATGCAGGTTGAGGTCGCGGGTCACACCGACAACATCGGTTCGGATGCCTACAACCTCGAACTGTCGAAGCGCCGCGCCGCTGCCGTGGTCGACTATTTCGTCGCCAATGGTGTTGGCAGCAGCCAGCTGACCTCGGAAGGCTACGGCGAGTCGGAGCCGATCGAAACCAACGATACCGCCGAAGGACGCGAACTCAACCGCCGCGTTGAACTGCGCATTCTCAACTGA
- a CDS encoding BolA family protein, whose product MTTGDRIARIEAALRAALTPTHLEIRDDSHLHAGHAGARSGRGHFHVTLHSAQFRGMPPLARHRAVYAALGSLMDSDIHALSLALSTPQASDSDLAPDPTPL is encoded by the coding sequence ATGACGACCGGAGACCGTATCGCCCGCATCGAGGCCGCGCTCAGGGCTGCGCTGACGCCCACCCACCTGGAAATCCGCGATGACAGCCATTTACATGCCGGCCATGCCGGTGCCCGCAGCGGCCGCGGTCACTTTCACGTCACGTTGCACAGCGCCCAATTCAGGGGGATGCCGCCGCTGGCGCGTCACCGTGCGGTCTACGCCGCCCTCGGCAGCCTGATGGACAGCGACATTCACGCCCTGTCACTGGCCCTGTCCACCCCCCAGGCCAGCGACTCGGACCTCGCGCCCGACCCGACACCCTTGTAG
- a CDS encoding YciI family protein: MQYLILATDRPGTAAIRRATRPAHLEYLAALQAEGRLLLAGPRLLNDVPDPAGGVIGSVIVGEFASLAEARDWADRDPYAQAGLFEQVRIEPMLKVLPA; encoded by the coding sequence ATGCAGTATCTGATTCTCGCCACCGACCGACCGGGTACCGCTGCGATCCGTCGCGCCACGCGCCCGGCGCACCTCGAATATCTCGCGGCGCTGCAGGCCGAGGGGCGCCTGTTGCTGGCCGGCCCACGGCTACTCAACGATGTGCCGGACCCGGCCGGCGGCGTCATCGGCAGTGTCATCGTCGGCGAGTTCGCCAGCCTGGCCGAAGCCCGGGATTGGGCTGATCGAGACCCCTACGCACAAGCCGGTCTGTTCGAACAGGTCCGCATCGAGCCGATGTTGAAGGTGCTGCCAGCATGA
- a CDS encoding inner membrane-spanning protein YciB — MKNLLDLAPAVIFFVAYYLGDIYTATAAVIAALFAVVIIYALWERRLHKMHFTAAMLGLVLGGLTLYVRDPVFIKFKPSAVYGLMGLVLAGSHLIGQRVMLQRLPQTLLTLPAPLWRRLNGIWAGFFLGLAALNFYVASELSEAIWVQFRTYGYSLLMFGFLMAHLPFLSKYLPESSR, encoded by the coding sequence ATGAAAAATCTGCTCGACCTGGCTCCGGCCGTGATCTTCTTCGTTGCCTACTACCTGGGCGACATCTACACCGCCACGGCAGCAGTCATCGCCGCCCTGTTCGCGGTGGTCATCATTTATGCGCTATGGGAACGTCGCCTGCACAAGATGCACTTCACCGCTGCCATGCTGGGGCTGGTGCTGGGCGGCCTGACGCTCTACGTGCGCGACCCGGTGTTCATCAAGTTCAAGCCCAGTGCCGTCTACGGATTGATGGGCCTGGTGCTGGCCGGCAGCCACCTGATCGGCCAGCGCGTGATGCTGCAACGTCTGCCGCAAACCCTGCTGACCCTGCCCGCCCCACTGTGGCGCCGCCTCAACGGCATCTGGGCGGGGTTCTTTCTCGGGCTGGCGGCGCTCAACTTCTATGTTGCCAGTGAGCTCAGCGAGGCCATCTGGGTGCAGTTCCGCACCTATGGCTATTCGCTGCTGATGTTCGGCTTTCTGATGGCACACCTGCCGTTCCTGTCGAAGTATCTGCCGGAGTCGAGCCGCTGA
- a CDS encoding L-threonylcarbamoyladenylate synthase: MAADWFDLHPLNPHGRQLAQIAARIREGAVVAYPTDSGYALGCHLDDRAAAERLRRIRRFDKHHQFTLVCRDLSEIATYARVDNTQFRLLKQLTPGAYTFVLMASKELPKRIAHERRKTIGIRVPDHIVTQALLGALDQALMSCTLQLPDEDEPVGDPEDWREALLPLVDIVVAAGSAGTIPTTVVDLTDDVPRVLREGAGPLAPLGL, from the coding sequence ATGGCCGCAGACTGGTTTGACCTTCACCCCCTCAACCCGCACGGGCGACAGCTTGCACAGATCGCTGCGCGCATCCGCGAGGGTGCGGTTGTGGCCTATCCCACCGATTCCGGCTATGCACTCGGCTGTCACCTCGATGATCGCGCGGCTGCCGAGCGCCTACGTCGGATCCGCCGCTTCGACAAGCATCATCAGTTCACTCTGGTCTGTCGCGACCTGTCGGAAATTGCGACGTATGCGCGGGTGGACAACACCCAGTTCCGGCTGCTGAAGCAGCTGACACCAGGCGCCTACACCTTCGTGCTGATGGCCAGCAAGGAACTGCCCAAGCGGATCGCCCATGAGCGACGCAAGACCATCGGTATCCGGGTGCCCGATCACATCGTCACCCAGGCCTTGCTGGGCGCCCTTGATCAGGCCCTGATGTCCTGCACCCTGCAGTTGCCCGACGAAGACGAGCCGGTGGGCGACCCCGAAGACTGGCGCGAGGCCCTGTTGCCGCTGGTGGATATCGTCGTCGCAGCCGGGTCCGCCGGCACCATTCCAACCACGGTGGTCGATCTCACCGATGACGTGCCGCGGGTGCTGCGCGAGGGCGCCGGACCGCTGGCGCCGTTGGGCCTGTGA
- a CDS encoding response regulator: MQATVVIVADDHPLFRAALVQAVRGLLPDATVLEVDRFDSLRETAAATPDAELVLLDLHMPGARGFSSLLHLRNEHPALPVVVVSGHEDPAIMRRALDFGASGFIPKSAGLPVLSEALTRVLEGGIWTPPQLLHASVHAGDREQAKRIASLSPQQFRVFMMLAEGYLNKQIAYEIHVTEATVKAHVTAILRKLGLIRRTQAALLAQRLLQAEAASLEVPPGTDDGDDDIQDAAP, from the coding sequence ATGCAGGCCACCGTGGTGATCGTTGCCGACGACCATCCGCTGTTTCGCGCCGCCCTGGTGCAGGCGGTGCGCGGGCTGCTGCCGGATGCCACGGTCCTGGAGGTCGATCGTTTTGACAGCCTGCGCGAAACCGCCGCCGCCACACCCGATGCCGAACTGGTGCTGCTCGACCTGCACATGCCCGGCGCCCGGGGGTTCTCGTCGCTGCTGCATCTGCGCAACGAACATCCGGCGCTACCGGTGGTGGTGGTCTCCGGCCATGAAGACCCGGCGATCATGCGCCGCGCCCTCGATTTCGGCGCCTCCGGCTTCATCCCCAAATCTGCGGGCCTGCCGGTGTTGTCCGAGGCGCTCACCCGGGTCCTGGAAGGTGGCATCTGGACGCCGCCGCAACTGCTGCACGCCAGCGTCCATGCCGGCGACCGGGAACAGGCCAAGCGTATCGCCAGCCTGTCGCCGCAGCAGTTCCGCGTCTTCATGATGCTGGCCGAGGGCTATCTCAACAAGCAGATTGCCTATGAGATTCATGTCACCGAAGCCACGGTGAAAGCCCATGTCACCGCCATCCTGCGCAAGCTCGGATTGATCCGTCGCACCCAGGCGGCACTATTGGCGCAACGGCTGCTGCAGGCGGAAGCCGCCTCGCTGGAGGTGCCACCCGGGACCGACGACGGCGACGACGACATTCAGGACGCGGCGCCGTAG